A window from Salvia miltiorrhiza cultivar Shanhuang (shh) chromosome 2, IMPLAD_Smil_shh, whole genome shotgun sequence encodes these proteins:
- the LOC131008504 gene encoding uncharacterized protein LOC131008504, translated as MASETPKSKKSKGMTKQPDLRQFMFKKMKSQESESSSPTDKLPQAQENVINLGGSSSTCLPLEDKELIYDVELLPHDPGKRISIMDYPPNERDVVRRAYILKNLVNQKLMIFLAKTLENEVGLNAGGDAFVNRGFKSWNKPERFLKHVGVVKSAHNLAYEKYANLRDGKKKSILISFENDTDVIQREYEIRLKASISYIINCCAKETTKRIVEELGDGYFAILAYESSDVSQKEQLALCLFYVEGKMGKVVERFLGLVHVGDTTALSLRSAIMSLLVEHSLSPSKIRGQGYDGASNMKGEINGLKTLIRGDTPSAYYVHCFAHQLQLTLVAIAKKNNECVWLFDTFAILLNVIGVSCKRREMIREFQAQKVAWKLVNLKQDRD; from the exons ATGGCAAGTGAAACTCCTAaatcaaaaaaatcaaaaggaaTGACAAAACAACCCGATCTTCGGCAATTTATGTTCAAGAAAATGAAATCTCAAGAGAGTGAGTCTTCTTCTCCAACAGATAAGTTACCTCAAGCTCAAGAAAATGTTATAAATTTGGGTGGTTCAAGTAGTACTTGTTTGCCATTAGAGGATAAAGAATTGATTTATGATGTTGAGCTTCTTCCTCATGACCCGGGAAAAAGAATTAGTATAATGGATTATCCTCCAAATGAACGAGATGTGGTTAGGAGAGCATATATTCTGAAAAACCTTGTCAACCAAAAACTCATGATTTTCCTCGCAAAGACCTTAGAG AATGAAGTTGGGCTTAATGCTGGGGGAGATGCATTTGTTAATAGAGGATTTAAGTCATGGAATAAACCGGAAAGATTTCTGAAACATGTTGGTGTTGTTAAAAGTGCTCACAATCTTGCTTATGAGAAATATGCAAACTTAAGAgatgggaagaaaaaatcaattcttatttcttttgaaaATGACACTGATGTGATTCAAAGAGAGTATGAAATTCGCTTGAAAGCTTCAATTTCTT ATATTATCAATTGTTGTGCTAAAGAAACAACCAAGCGAATTGTGGAGGAGCTAGGTGATGGCTACTTTGCTATATTGGCCTATGAGTCTAGTGATGTATCCCAAAAGGAACAACTAGCTCTTTGTTTGTTTTATGTTGAAGGAAAAATGGGAAAGGTGGTGGAACGATTTCTTGGACTTGTTCATGTTGGTGATACTACGGCTTTGTCTCTTAGAAGTGCAATTATGTCCTTACTTGTTGAACATTCATTGAGTCCATCCAAGATTCGAGGGCAAGGATATGATGGAGCTAGTAACATGAAAGGTGAGATAAATGGCCTCAAGACTTTGATTAGGGGAGATACTCCAAGTGCTTACTATGTCCATTGCTTTGCTCATCAACTTCAACTAACTCTTGTAGCCATTGCCAAAAAGAACAATGAGTGTGTTTGGCTTTTTGATACGTTTGCAATCTTGTTGAATGTGATTGGTGTTTCTTGTAAGAGAAGAGAAATGATTCGAGAATTTCAAGCACAAAAAGTAGCTTGGAAATTGGTGAACTTGAAACAGGATCGAGATTAA